ATGCCCGGCAAGAGCGGTCTCGAGGTATTGAACGAATTTTCCGCGCGCGGCAAGGTGCCGCCGACCATCATCCTGACCACCTTCGACGACGACCAGCTGGTCCTCGCCGGGTTGAAGGCCGGCGCGCGCGGTTACCTGCTGAAGGACGTGTCGCTGGAACAACTGGTGGACGCGGTGAAAACCGTCGCCGGCGGCGGCTCGCTGATCGCGCCGGTGGTGACGCAGCGCCTGCTGGCCGGCGTCAACCGCATCAACAACCAGTTCAGCAGCCTCGGCCAGCCCGATCCGCTGACCGACCGCGAAACCGAAATCCTGCGCCTGATGTCCGGCGGCTACAGCAACAAGGAAATCGCCAATTCGCTGAAGGTGGCGGAGGGCACGGTGAAGAACCACGTCTCCAACATCCTTTCCAAGCTGGGCGTGCGCGACCGCACGCGCGCGGTGCTGAAGGCGCTGGAGCTGGGAATTGTTTAGAATCCCCCCGTCGAAGCGGCCGTTGTCCAAAGTCAGGCCAGGGATGGCCGCTCTGGTGTCGGGCGACGCCGGATTGCGCCAAATCTGCGCGGCAGTGCAACGAAACGGCGATCATGGACGATCGCACAAATATGCCATGGCGCGATCGCCGCGAAGCCGCTACCATCCGCGATTCACGTTTCGCATTGACGTGGTACCTGCCGGCTCCTGCGGGCAGGCGCCGACCAAGAGACAAGCCGTCCGGAGATTCCTGGCATGACCCGTGTGCTCGAATTCGTCGTAGCCCTGATCATCGTGTTCGTCCTGGCCGTGATCGTGGGAGTGTTCCTGCCCAGCCACGGGCACATCCAGCGCTCGATCGAGATCAGCCACAACCCGCAGCACATCTATGACGTCCTGAACAACTTCAGGCGTTTCGAGGACGGCGCCGGCGCGGGCCTGAAGGCGCTCGACCCCAGCGTCAAGTTCACGCTCTCCGGCCCGGCCTATGGCCCCGGCGCGACCCTCAACTGGCAGGGCGACAAGGCCATCGGTGACGGCACGCTGGTCAACAAGTCGGGCAACATCGACATCACCAACAAGAGCACCGTCACCTGGGATCTGACCAACGACTGGCACGGCACCAACAAGGTGTTCACGCTGGAAGTCGATCCGAAGCAGAGCCAGCGCGTCAGCACGGTGACCTGGTCGTACGACGTGGATTACGGCTGGAACCTCATCGACCGTTATTCGTCGTTGTGGATCCACGGCGACCCTTCCACCGTGATCCAGTACGGCCTCGGCTCGCTGCAGAACATGCTGGCCGGCATCGCCAACGTCGATTACAGCAAGGTCAACCCGGGCCTGTACCGCTCCGATGCCACGCCGGTGCTGCTGGTTTCCACCAAGGCGCCGCGCACGGTCGATGACATCGACACCGCCAAGGCCGCCGCGATGAAGGAGATCCAGGCGGCGATGGCCAAGCTGGGCGTGAAGGCGGCGGGTCCGACCACCACCATCCGCACCGAGTGGGGCGACACCACTTTCATCTTCGACCTGGCGGTGCCGATCAACAGCACCACACTGACCGTCGATGGCAAGACCGTCGACCTGACCAAGCTGCCGCCGCCGCCGAATCCGAATGCCGCGCCGCCCGCTTCGGCGAAGCCGGCGTCGTCGTCCAGCGTCGCTTCGGCAGGCAGCGCCGGTGCGCCGGCTTCCGCTGCGTCGGCGGGCGCGGCCGCAAACGAGAACGGCCCCGCGCCGGGCAGCCTCGACAAGCAGAACCGCGTGGTCATCGATGCCAACGTCCGCGCGGCGATGATGCCCGCCACCGAAGTGCTGGCCGCCACATGGACCGGCGAGAGCGGCGTGGAGTTCATGGTCAAGGCGCTGGAAGCCTATGCCGGCACGCATGGTTACAAGTTCAACGAAGCGACGGCTCCGGCTTACAACCAGCTGGCCTCGCTGCCGAGCGTGAGCGACGACGACCAGATCTACCGCGTGTTCCTGCCCGTGCAGGATGCGCCGGCGCAGACCCCCGACCAGCAGGCCGGCCGCACGCAGGCCTTCACCGCGCTGGATCCGTCGATCTGGTCGAGCGCGCCGCCGGCCGCTTCCAAGGAAGCCAAGAAACCCGAAGCGGGCAAGAAGCCCGAGCACGCGAAGAAGCGCCACCACGGCTGACGCTGCGTTGCACGCAAAGAAAAGGCCCGCCGAGTGCGGGCCTTTCGCTTTCGTCATTCCGGCGAAGGCCGGAATCCAGTGGCTTTGCCTTCCATGGTGCTGGATCCCGGCCAATCCATGGCCGGGATGACGCTAATGTAGATGCCGTCGTCGCGCATAAAACGTATCGGTTGTGCGCAATGACGTTCGGCGCCGCGTAAGCGCGGCTGCCCTCCTGCTAAAGTTCGCGCTCGATGCAGTGATTCCGGCACGCGATGATCCAGACCGAAAACCTCGGCAAGCGCTACGGCAGGTTCGATGCGGTGGCCGGCCTGAATCTCAAGGTGGCGCCGGGGCAGGTGCTGGCGCTGCTGGGCCCGAACGGCGCGGGCAAGACCACGTCGATGCGGATGATCGCGGGTTTCCTGCGGCCGAGTTCGGGCCGCGCGATGGTGTGTGGCCATGACGTGGTGCGCGACCCGATCGCGGCACGCCGCGCGCTGGGTTACCTGCCGGAGGGCGCGCCGGGTTACGGCGAACTGGCGGTCAGCGAGTTCCTGAATTTCGCGGCGCGCGTGCGCGGCCTCACCGGCATCACCGGCGCGCGCCGCATGGATGAGATGGTGGAACGCCTGCAGTTGCAGCCGGTGCTGGCGCAAACCTTCGAAACCTTGTCGAAGGGTTATCGCCGCCGCGTCTGCCTGGCGCAGGCCTTGCTGCACGATCCGCCGGCATTGATCCTCGACGAACCCACCGACGGTCTTGACCCGAACCAGCAGCGCGAAGTGCATGCGTTGATCCGCGGCATGGCGCGCGACCGCGCCATCATCGTGTCCACGCACGCGCTGGATGAAGTGCGCGCGGCGTGCAACCGCGTCGCCATCGTTGCGCACGGCCGGCTGCGCGTGGAAGGCACGCCCGCGGAGCTGGAGAAGCGTTCGCGCTATCACCACGCCGTCAGTTTCCGCGCGCCGGCCAGCGCGCTCGCGCGCGAACTGCTGGCGCGCCAGCCCGAGATCGAAACCGTCGAAGTCGATCCGGTCGATGCGCGCGTCACGGTGTTCCCGCGCGACAGCGGCGACATTTTCCCGATCGTGGTGAAGCTGCTGGAAGAACAACGCGTGCGCGTGGAGGAATTGCAGCTCGAGCGCGGCCGGCTGGAGGACGTGTTCCGCCAGGTGACCGATGACGTTGACGTTGAACGTGCGGCATGAGAAGCAGGATCTGTCCGCACATGAACGCGAATGAACGCAAATACTTTCCACTGACATGGCTCTGCTTTCATTTGCGTTCTTTGCGTTCATTTGCGGACGGTTTTCGCATTTGTTTTTTGCTTCGCGAGCGAATGGAGCGATAACATGCCGACCGTAGCTGCAAGCACGACGGCGGAATTGCGCGGCAAGGCGTTCCGCGGCGTGTTCCTGCGCGAACTGCACGGTTACCTGATCACGCCGGTCGCGTGGCTGTTCGCGGTGATCTTCCTGTTGTCGGCGGGCGCCTTCACGTTTTACCTCGGCGCGTTCTTCGAGCGCGGGCAGGCCGACCTCGATCCGTTCTTCCGTTTCCATCCCTGGCTGTACCTAGTGCTGGTGCCGGCGCTGGCGATGCGGCTGTGGGCGGAAGAACGCCGCAGCGGCACGCTGGAACTGCTGCTGACGCTGCCGATCCGGCCATGGCAGGCGGTGGCCGCGAAATTCCTCGCGGCATGGCTGTACATCGGCGGCGCGCTGGCGCTGACGTTCCCGATGTGGCTGACCGTCAATTACCTCGGCCATCCCGACAACGGCGTGATCCTGGCGAGTTACATCGGCAGCTTCCTGATGGCGGGTGCGTTCCTCGCGATCAGCGAATGCCTGTCGGTGCTGACGCGCAGCCAGGTGATCGCCTTCATCCTCGCGCTCGCGGTGTGTTTCCTGTTCCTGCTGGCTGGCGATCCGCTGGTGCAGCAACCGCTGCTCGCACTCGGTTCCGATCGCGTCGCCGATGCCCTTGCGAGCCTCAGCCTGCTCGCGCACTTCCAGGCCATCGCGCGCGGCGTGCTCGACTTCGGTGACCTCGCGTATTTCGTGCTGACGATCGTGTTCTGGCTGGCCGCGAACGTGCTGATCCTCGACGCGAGGCGCGGCGGATGAGGCTGCACTGGCGCGGACGCCTGTGGCTGCTGCTGCCGCTGCTCGCGGTGGCGTACGTGTTGCTGGTGCTGGGCGCCTCGCGCTTTTTCGGCGGCGAGCGCATCGACCTGACGCGCGATCACCTGTACACGCTGTCGCCAGGCACGCGCAACATCATCGCCAACCTCAAGCAGCCCATCGATCTGACGCTGTATTTCTCCGACCGCGCCAGCCACGGCTTGCCGCAGTTGCGCGCGTACCATCAGCACGTGCTGCAGATGCTCGAACAGGTCGTGCGGCGCTCGCATGGACGCGTGCACCTTGCGCAGGTCGATCCGCTGCCGTTCTCCGAGGACGAGGATCGAGCGACCGCGGCCGGACTCACTTCGGTGCGCGGCGAGGGTACCGGCGAGTCGATCTTCTTCGGCTTGGCGGGGCGCAACGCCGGCGATGGACGCACCTCGGCGATTCCGTTCTTCCTGCCCGCGAAGGAACCGTTCCTCGAATACGACGTGGCGCGCCTGCTGCACGATCTCGGCATCACGCATGCGCCGCGCGTCGCGATCTACAGCGGCCTGCCGATCTGGGGCGACACCGATGCGGGCGGCAACGCGTCGCCGCCGTGGACCGCGCTGCAGCAGGTGCAGCAGTTGTTCGACGTGCGGCGCCTGGACGCGAATGCGCTGGCGGCGCTGACGCCCGGCGATGCGGCGGTGCTGGTCCTGATCCAGCCGGCCGGGCTGACGCACGCGGACGTGCGCGCGATCGACGGCTACGTACAGGGCGGCGGCCATTTGCTGGTGTTCGTCGATCCGGATTCCGAAGTCGACGGCGGCACGTCGTCCGATCTACGCGCATTGTTCCAGGCGTGGGGCGTGGCGTTCGACACCGGCCGCGTGCTGCTGGACCGCTCGCGCGCGCTCAGCGTGCAATCGCCGGTCACGGGCGCGACGGTGCGCGACCCGTCGGTGCTCGGCTTGACCGGTGATGAATTGAACCGTCGCGATGCGGTGACCAGGGCGTTGAGCGTGATCGACCTCGCGGCCACCGGTTATTTCAGCCTGCTTCCGGGTGCGCAGGTGCGGCTGGACCCGCTGATCCAGAGCACCACCGAAGCGATGGTGGTGCCGGCCGAGCGCGTGCGCGAAGCCAGCGATCCCGCGTCGCTGTACAAGAATTACGCGCCCGACGGCGAACACTACGCGATTGCGGTGCGGCTTGAGGGCGATTTGCCGCGCGCCTTTGCGGGCGACGCGGCCGCCAAGCCGGCGCGCAAACCTGAAGTGATCCTGGTCGGCGACACCGATTTGCTGTCCGATCGCCTGTGGGTGCTGCCGAGCTCGACCGAAGGCCAGACGCTGATGAGTCCGTTCGCCAACAACGGCGACTTCTTCGTCAATGCGATCGACGATCTGGCCGGGCCATCCAACCTCATCGCGATCCGCGGACGCGCGGTCAACGAGCGGCGCTTCACGCGCGTGGACACGCTGCGCCGCCAGGCGGACGAGAAGTTCAAGGCCAAGCAGATCGAATTGCAGGCCGAGCTTGAAGACACCGAGAAGCGCCTCGCCGCACTCAAGCAGGATGCGAAGGGCAGCCGCCGCACCGAGGCCCAGAAGGCGGCGGTGCAGGAGTTCACCCAGCGCAAGCTGGCGATCCGCGGCGAATTGCGCGCGGTGCAGCGCAGCCTCGATGCCGACATCGAGCAGCTCTCCATGGAACTCAAGTTCATCGACATCCTGCTGATGCCGATCCTGGTGGTGTTGGCCGGGTTGCTGTACGGCTTGTGGCGGACGCGGCGGCGCTGGTCGCGGGGGCGTTGGCGATGACGGCAGGCACGCCACGCTGGCCGGGCGTCGCGGCCTCGGCGGCCGGCGTGAGCGCGGTGATCCTGGGTGCACTCGGCGCGCATGCGCTGCACGCGAGGTTGTCGCCGCAGATGCTGGATGTTTGGCGCACGGCCGTGCAATTCCAGTTCTGGCATGCGCTGGCGTTGCTTGCTTGCGCGTTGCTGCCGCGCACGCGCACGGCGAATTTCGCGGCCGTGCTGTTCGCAGTGGGCATCGTGTTGTTCTGCGGCAGCCTGTATGCGCTCGCATTCGGCGCTCCGCGCGCGGTCGGCGTGATCACGCCGGTTGGCGGGTTGGCTTTCATCGCGGGCTGGGCGGTGTTGGGCGTGACTTTCTGGAATGGGCGAGGGAGATAAGGTATGCAGGCGTCGCGGATTCCGCGTGGGTTCGATGTTGCCGCCGCCACTGCGCACTTGGCGAAGTGCGACCGCAGGCTGGGCAAATGGATGCGCCGGATCGGGCCGCTCGAGCACGATTTCAGCGCGCGCTTCGACCCCGTCGATGCGCTGGCGCGCTCGATCCTCTACCAGCAGCTGTCGGGCAAGGCCGCCGCCACCATCACCGAGCGCGTGCGCCAGCGCATGCCGCGCGGCAGCAAGATCAGCGCGCGCGGGATCGATGGCGTCGATGATGCGAGCCTGCGCGCGGCCGGCGTGTCGCGCAACAAGATCGCCGCGTTGCGCGACCTCGCGGCCAAGTATCACGCCGGCATCGTGCCGACCTCGGCGCAGCTCGACCGCATGTCCGACGAATCACTGATCCAGCACCTCACGCAGGTGCGCGGCATCGGCCGCTGGACCGTCGAAATGCTGCTGATGTTCCGCCTCGGCCGCGCCGACGTGCTGCCGGTCGATGACCTCGGGGTGCGCAAGGGCGCGCAGATCGTGCACGGCTTCGAGGAAATGCCGCCGCCACGCATGCTGCGCGAGTTCGGCGAGCGCTGGGCGCCGTACCGCACGCTCGCCGCGTTCTACCTGTGGCGGGTGGTCGATGCCGCGAATCCACCCAAGCCGGGTGCGAAGCCGGTCAAGCGGTCGCAGGATTGACCGGGACTTCCTGGTTCCTGAACATGGGGCACGATGGCATTTGATGGTAAGGTAAATTTACATTACCATCTGGCATCGTTATGGAGGCGCCCGGATGACCGTATTGACCGTGACAGCGAAAGGCCAGGTGACGCTTCGCAAGGAAGTGTTGCAGCATCTTGGCGTGAAGCCGGGGGAAATGATCGAACTCGACCTGATGCCGGATGGCAAGGGCCTGTTGAAGGCGGCGCACCCCGAAGGAACGATCAAGGACTTCATCGGGCTGCTTTCAGGCAAGACCGCGAAGGTGGCGACGCTCGATGAAATCGGCGAGGCAGCGGCACGTGGCTGGTCCGCGCGGAAGTGAAAATCGTCGCGGATACCAATGTGCTCGTGCGCGCCGTGGTGCAAGACCATGCGGCACAGGCGCGAGCGGCTGCCAAGGTATTGGCCGGCGCGGAAATGATCGCCGTCACGTTGCCTTCCCTGTGCGAATTCGTGTGGGTGTTGCGCAAGGTGTACCGCTTACGCGTCGCGGACATCGCCGCCGCCATGCGCGCGCTGCTCGCCACCGCCAATGTGGAGACCGATCGCCAAGGCGCCGAAGCCGGGCTGCGCATGCTGGAAGCCGGCGGTGATTTCGCCGATGGGGTGATTGCCCACGAAGGCAGGTGGCTGGGTGGGGAAGTGTTCGTTTCCTTTGATCGGCAGGCAGTCGATCTGCTGACAATCCAGGATGTGCCCGCGCGGATGCCGTGATCGCTCCTTTGAAGCGGCGGACCAATTGATTCAGTGTGTGTTTTGCGGACTCGCTGGCTGGTTCGCATCGACATAGGCCAGCGCATAGGCCGTGATCTCGCGCGGAAAGCCCAGCCGATCGAGCAGGCGGATCGCGTTGCGTTCGGTCGCGGGGCCGGGACGCAACCGGTAATCGAAGTAGCCGTCTGCGTTCGGGTTTTCCTGGAAGTGGTACAGCGCGTACCGCTCACCGAGCATCGCCTGCAGTTCGACGTCGTGCGTCGTGACCAGCACGATGGCACGCGATTCCAGCGCTTCCAGCACCGCGCGCGCCACCGCGATGCGCTCGACGGTGTTGGTGCCGCTGAAGGGTTCGTCGATCACGAGAATGCGCATGCGGCCCGCTGTGCCGCCGCGGATGAAGGCATCGATGGTTTCGATTTCGGTGAAGTAATGGCTCTTCCCCGATGCGACCGAGTGCAGGCCGTGGATCGACGCCATCACCGTCGCGCGCGGAATCGTCGCCGCCGATGCAAGGCAGAAACCCACCGTCTGGCCGAGGATTGCGTTGCAGGCGAGCATCTTGATGAAGGTGGTCTTGCCGGCCATGTTGGAACCCGTCACCAGCGCCGATTGCCGCGCAAGCCGCACGGAATTCGTGACGCCGGCGGGCAGCAGCGGGTGGCATCCGTCCGTGATCGCGAGCGTGCGCTCGTCCACGATTCGCGGTGCGCAATGTTCGCGGTACCGCTGCAGGTACGAGGCGAGCGCGATCGCCGCGTCGATTTCGCCGATGAGTTCGAACGAGGCGCACAGCTTCGAACGATTCGCGAAGAAGCGTTCGACAGTGCGCGCGTGGATCACGAGCTCGATGAGGAACGCGAAGTTCAGGATCGAAAACACGGCCGAGAGGAACGGCAGCTTCATCAACGCGTACCAGAAAAGAATCCGCCGCATGGCTTTGCGCGATCGCGATTCATCGCGCAGGCGCGCGAGCTGCGGCAGCGAAGCGTCCGGAGCTTCGATGG
The genomic region above belongs to Rhodanobacteraceae bacterium and contains:
- a CDS encoding MutS-related protein, family 1; amino-acid sequence: MRSSAFGTPVIAHAKQSRDALLDVLSPKRKLLKELRARWGAQGDKSGFLASRYFELTRDGSPAAQVDDKTWADLEFPEIFARMDTTVTPVGSQMLHAQLRRYIDDPGTLARRYAGYGELACDTRLREHIQLRLAPLKDDSNADIAELLFAARPERPNHDALIKAWSLGSLTLLALVAAFGWSAWIWLAVIPINATIILRGLWWRARESEMLKHAASLLDVPDRLAAIEAPDASLPQLARLRDESRSRKAMRRILFWYALMKLPFLSAVFSILNFAFLIELVIHARTVERFFANRSKLCASFELIGEIDAAIALASYLQRYREHCAPRIVDERTLAITDGCHPLLPAGVTNSVRLARQSALVTGSNMAGKTTFIKMLACNAILGQTVGFCLASAATIPRATVMASIHGLHSVASGKSHYFTEIETIDAFIRGGTAGRMRILVIDEPFSGTNTVERIAVARAVLEALESRAIVLVTTHDVELQAMLGERYALYHFQENPNADGYFDYRLRPGPATERNAIRLLDRLGFPREITAYALAYVDANQPASPQNTH
- a CDS encoding DUF423 domain-containing protein, with protein sequence MTAGTPRWPGVAASAAGVSAVILGALGAHALHARLSPQMLDVWRTAVQFQFWHALALLACALLPRTRTANFAAVLFAVGIVLFCGSLYALAFGAPRAVGVITPVGGLAFIAGWAVLGVTFWNGRGR
- a CDS encoding Gliding motility-associated ABC transporter permease protein GldF, with the protein product MPTVAASTTAELRGKAFRGVFLRELHGYLITPVAWLFAVIFLLSAGAFTFYLGAFFERGQADLDPFFRFHPWLYLVLVPALAMRLWAEERRSGTLELLLTLPIRPWQAVAAKFLAAWLYIGGALALTFPMWLTVNYLGHPDNGVILASYIGSFLMAGAFLAISECLSVLTRSQVIAFILALAVCFLFLLAGDPLVQQPLLALGSDRVADALASLSLLAHFQAIARGVLDFGDLAYFVLTIVFWLAANVLILDARRGG
- a CDS encoding Gliding motility-associated ABC transporter substrate-binding protein GldG gives rise to the protein MRLHWRGRLWLLLPLLAVAYVLLVLGASRFFGGERIDLTRDHLYTLSPGTRNIIANLKQPIDLTLYFSDRASHGLPQLRAYHQHVLQMLEQVVRRSHGRVHLAQVDPLPFSEDEDRATAAGLTSVRGEGTGESIFFGLAGRNAGDGRTSAIPFFLPAKEPFLEYDVARLLHDLGITHAPRVAIYSGLPIWGDTDAGGNASPPWTALQQVQQLFDVRRLDANALAALTPGDAAVLVLIQPAGLTHADVRAIDGYVQGGGHLLVFVDPDSEVDGGTSSDLRALFQAWGVAFDTGRVLLDRSRALSVQSPVTGATVRDPSVLGLTGDELNRRDAVTRALSVIDLAATGYFSLLPGAQVRLDPLIQSTTEAMVVPAERVREASDPASLYKNYAPDGEHYAIAVRLEGDLPRAFAGDAAAKPARKPEVILVGDTDLLSDRLWVLPSSTEGQTLMSPFANNGDFFVNAIDDLAGPSNLIAIRGRAVNERRFTRVDTLRRQADEKFKAKQIELQAELEDTEKRLAALKQDAKGSRRTEAQKAAVQEFTQRKLAIRGELRAVQRSLDADIEQLSMELKFIDILLMPILVVLAGLLYGLWRTRRRWSRGRWR
- a CDS encoding type II toxin-antitoxin system VapC family toxin translates to MKIVADTNVLVRAVVQDHAAQARAAAKVLAGAEMIAVTLPSLCEFVWVLRKVYRLRVADIAAAMRALLATANVETDRQGAEAGLRMLEAGGDFADGVIAHEGRWLGGEVFVSFDRQAVDLLTIQDVPARMP
- a CDS encoding Two-component transcriptional response regulator, NarL/FixJ family; this translates as MISVCLVDDQTLVRQGIRSLLELSPEIQVVAECSDGAAALQKIPEVKPDVVLLDMRMPGKSGLEVLNEFSARGKVPPTIILTTFDDDQLVLAGLKAGARGYLLKDVSLEQLVDAVKTVAGGGSLIAPVVTQRLLAGVNRINNQFSSLGQPDPLTDRETEILRLMSGGYSNKEIANSLKVAEGTVKNHVSNILSKLGVRDRTRAVLKALELGIV
- a CDS encoding DNA-3-methyladenine glycosylase II, translating into MQASRIPRGFDVAAATAHLAKCDRRLGKWMRRIGPLEHDFSARFDPVDALARSILYQQLSGKAAATITERVRQRMPRGSKISARGIDGVDDASLRAAGVSRNKIAALRDLAAKYHAGIVPTSAQLDRMSDESLIQHLTQVRGIGRWTVEMLLMFRLGRADVLPVDDLGVRKGAQIVHGFEEMPPPRMLREFGERWAPYRTLAAFYLWRVVDAANPPKPGAKPVKRSQD
- a CDS encoding Gliding motility-associated ABC transporter ATP-binding protein GldA; this translates as MIQTENLGKRYGRFDAVAGLNLKVAPGQVLALLGPNGAGKTTSMRMIAGFLRPSSGRAMVCGHDVVRDPIAARRALGYLPEGAPGYGELAVSEFLNFAARVRGLTGITGARRMDEMVERLQLQPVLAQTFETLSKGYRRRVCLAQALLHDPPALILDEPTDGLDPNQQREVHALIRGMARDRAIIVSTHALDEVRAACNRVAIVAHGRLRVEGTPAELEKRSRYHHAVSFRAPASALARELLARQPEIETVEVDPVDARVTVFPRDSGDIFPIVVKLLEEQRVRVEELQLERGRLEDVFRQVTDDVDVERAA